One region of Osmia lignaria lignaria isolate PbOS001 chromosome 7, iyOsmLign1, whole genome shotgun sequence genomic DNA includes:
- the LOC117604572 gene encoding uncharacterized protein LOC117604572 isoform X2 — protein MSAGTQGEIRVGPSHQELVSCQARLPEYRPGIPPGELLPDPEFSKEREELRWIPAMALDGDLLMYLRAARSMAAFAGMCDGGSPDDGCVAASRDDTTINALDILHDSGYDPGRALQALVKCPVPKGIDKKWSEEETKRFVKGLRQFGKNFSRIRKDLLPHKDTPELVEFYYLWKKTPGANNNRPHRRRRQGSLRRIRNTRNSRAGTPKEEVPTPPKDTPPASVNQKEPISEPETVPVGTPASNNPGGEISSVTEDDNSEEDSDSRDTNTNGATHSCQHCFSTNSKDYQVAGKDRLLLCTECRTHLKKTGELPPAPPYLFRPVPAESPDSPGRMRTRNKAKETPRPARPRRTGGTDTPDQEKQQQQQQTPDKSKKKSSSKPETPKKGQKRPPADEVDEDKESQKRKRPGERPESPSESLTTDSNSLMDEPEREGEGDTNENQPTPVTVPTEEPISPAVTTPEEPSEPTPVSTPVPPPIQALPISVPVIHTLEKKPLLEEPVETKDQIEDVPLAMNQPLKLEPMPIEPAMSPSNEDMKEPEQQLNLTTSQSLNMNDMSQNMPRNLSQTIQNSGMCASAGSQGMQNSQIMSPTHQGLPLNMQYASNVPPVQNVPQNLSQSMQMPPNMPQNMSNAQNMGPTQNLRAHGENLSNAQNMPQSIPGPPLNLNISQSIPTNMAQMPQMPSSPQPLGLTVMSSENRMSERISDDRLPPERMRDGRIPDRISERMPERPENNEPDRNEPNNMFQPIQPSGMLSMEKPSSMYNLAGTPPMEPQNLKIKQEIIPPEPDPLQSLKEVKVPGFQSGFPGPSLENIKKDPDSSSKPPTPSKHSMQSSQPVPQIQSVAASPTPTLPPPPTSIPQPVMHPAQQPSPHMAHPFHPHHPLMHHSLFTAMHPYHPHAYPGYAPVGGYPSFPPYPYGPVPHAIPPPSPQRSQESTTMMTAHHSSTSSSVTTREEGENLIATHHHSSTMHQATALHHDKLLTISSHSSHSHSSSHSSHNTQRKPSLVSAACLTSSSSAHHHHRPPQSQPPVVQEPKIEPDLVEQEQEEPPSPRGPSPEPRIEDSECHRSQSAIFLRHWNRGENNSCTRTDLMFKPVPDSKLARKREERSRKQAEREREERDRAAAQQARKMTTPEKQPEVCKPPSRGPLEPVVSPYDRYAARPGSYADTPALRQLSEYARPHAAFSPARHPAPPDPMLHYMYSPAARERLELEQLEREKREREIRELRERELNDRLKEELLKGTPRPMPAPVDPHWLEMHRRYAAAGLAPGPSGPPQALHQFGLYGAPPGPSQLERERLERLADCYLISSIRGHMGVSSRIPTAAGGGPAGAGAGHPVAAHHHGQLDERLALAADPMVRLQMAGISPEYHAHTHAHTHAHTHLHLHPGQQQAQQQAQQQQEAAAAAAGFPLPAAAGANYPRPGLMPRDPGLALHPAELLGRPYADMAAHHEQLQRHLMMERERFPPHPSLVAHHEEYLRQQRERELKVRALEEAARGSRP, from the exons ATGTCTGCCGGCACCCAGGGCGAGATTCGGGTTGGCCCTTCGCACCAG GAATTGGTTTCTTGTCAGGCCCGTTTGCCTGAGTATCGGCCGGGTATACCTCCTGGAGAGCTGCTTCCTGATCCAGAGTTTTCTAAAGAACGAGAAGAGCTAAGATGGATTCCAGCTATGGCATTGGACGGGGATCTTCTGATGTACTTGAGAGCAGCACGATCTATGGCTGCATTTGCTGGCATGTGTGATGGAGGATCCCCGGATGACGGTTGTGTGGCTGCTTCCCGTGACGACACGACTATCAATGCTCTGGACATCTTGCACGACTCTGGCTATGATCCAGGAAGAGCGTTGCAGGCGTTGGTTAAATGTCCCGTACCTAAAGGCATTGATAAAAAATGGTCCGAAGAGGAAACT AAACGCTTCGTCAAAGGACTTCGACAATTTGgaaagaacttttcaaggatTAGAAAGGATCTCTTGCCGCATAAAGACACG cCGGAATTGGTGGAATTCTACTATTTGTGGAAGAAAACTCCAGGGGCGAATAATAATCGACCTCATCGAAGACGACGTCAGGGTTCCCTTAGAAGGATCCGCAACACGCGCAACTCCCGTGCCGGTACCCCGAAAGAGGAGGTGCCGACACCACCGAAGGATACACCGCCAGCTAGTGTTAATCAAAAGGAACCTATTTCAGAGCCGGAAACTGTACCTGTTGGAACGCCCGCTAGCAATAATCCTGGTGGGGAAATTAGTTCTGTGACAGAGGACGATAATTCGGAGGAGGATAGTGACTCTAGGGATACGAATACTAACGGGGCAACGCATTCGTGTCAGCATTGTTTCTCGACTAATTCGAAGGATTATCAGGTAGCCGGTAAGGATAGGTTATTGCTTTGTACGGAATGCAGAACACATTTGAAGAAAACCGGGGAACTTCCGCCTGCTCCACCGTATCTGTTCCGCCCTGTGCCCGCGGAATCACCAGATAGCCCAGGTAGAATGCGTACAAGAAACAAGGCCAAGGAGACGCCTAGACCAGCGAGACCTCGACGTACAGGTGGAACGGATACTCCTGATCAAGagaagcaacagcagcaacagcaaacgCCGGACAAGAGCAAGAAGAAGTCTTCTAGCAAGCCGGAAACACCGAAGAAAGGTCAGAAACGACCACCGGCCGACGAGGTGGACGAGGACAAGGAGTCTCAGAAACGTAAACGTCCCGGCGAACGTCCTGAGAGTCCTTCGGAGTCGCTCACAACCGACAGTAACTCTCTGATGGATGAACCtgagagagaaggagaaggtGATACAAACGAGAATCAACCCACTCCAGTTACGGTGCCAACCGAGGAGCCAATCAGTCCGGCTGTAACAACACCGGAGGAGCCTTCCGAACCAACGCCCGTATCTACTCCCGTACCACCGCCTATACAGGCATTACCCATATCTGTTCCTGTTATTCACACTTTAGAGAAGAAACCGTTGCTAGAGGAACCGGTAGAGACTAAGGATCAAATAGAAGATGTACCTTTAGCTATGAATCAACCTTTGAAGTTGGAACCCATGCCGATAGAACCAGCCATGTCCCCATCGAACGAAGATATGAAAGAGCCTGAACAGCAGTTGAACTTGACCACGTCGCAGTCGTTGAACATGAACGACATGAGTCAAAACATGCCTCGTAATTTGTCGCAAACGATTCAGAACAGTGGTATGTGCGCTTCTGCTGGCTCGCAAGGTATGCAGAATTCGCAGATCATGTCTCCTACGCACCAAGGACTGCCGCTGAACATGCAATACGCGTCGAATGTTCCTCCCGTTCAAAACGTACCGCAAAACTTGTCGCAGAGCATGCAAATGCCGCCGAACATGCCGCAGAATATGTCGAACGCGCAAAATATGGGACCAACGCAGAATCTTCGAGCTCACGGTGAAAATCTGTCGAATGCGCAAAATATGCCTCAAAGCATACCGGGACCACCGTTAAATCTGAATATCTCGCAAAGCATACCGACGAACATGGCTCAGATGCCTCAGATGCCGAGTTCACCGCAACCCCTCGGCTTGACCGTGATGTCATCTGAGAACAGGATGTCCGAACGAATTTCGGACGATAGATTGCCCCCGGAACGAATGAGAGACGGCAGGATACCGGATAGAATATCAGAAAGAATGCCAGAGAGACCGGAGAACAACGAGCCTGATAGAAATGAACCGAATAATATGTTTCAACCGATTCAACCAAGCGGAATGTTGTCGATGGAGAAACCATCTTCCATGTACAATTTAGCCGGGACACCTCCGATGGAGCCGCAGAATTTGAAGATCAAGCAAGAGATCATACCGCCGGAACCGGATCCGCTGCAGAGTTTGAAGGAAGTGAAAGTACCTGGTTTCCAGTCCGGCTTCCCGGGTCCAAGTTTAGAGAATATTAAAAAGGATCCGGATAGTTCCAGCAAACCACCCACGCCGAGCAAACACTCGATGCAAAGTAGTCAGCCAGTTCCTCAGATACAGTCTGTGGCTGCATCTCCGACACCGACTCTTCCACCACCGCCCACGTCCATCCCTCAACCCGTGATGCATCCAGCTCAACAACCAAGCCCCCACATGGCTCACCCCTTCCATCCTCATCATCCCTTGATGCATCATTCGTTGTTCACTGCCATGCACCCGTATCATCCTCACGCTTACCCAGGTTACGCGCCCGTCGGAGGTTATCCTTCGTTCCCGCCGTATCCTTACGGTCCGGTACCCCACGCCATTCCTCCTCCATCTCCCCAGAGGAGTCAAGAAAGTACAACCATGATGACGGCGCATCATTCGAGTACCAGTTCCAGTGTGACGACCAGAGAAGAAGGGGAGAACCTGATCGCCACGCATCACCACTCCTCCACTATGCATCAGGCAACAGCGTTACACCATGATAAACTATTGACCATCTCGTCGCACAGTTCCCACAGTCACTCGTCGTCGCATAGTTCTCACAACACTCAACGCAAGCCATCGTTGGTGTCTGCAGCGTGTCTGACGTCCAGTAGTTCGGCTCACCACCATCACAGACCACCCCAGTCTCAGCCACCGGTCGTTCAAGAGCCGAAGATAGAACCCGACCTCGTAGAACAGGAGCAAGAGGAGCCGCCTAGTCCGCGAGGTCCGTCCCCTGAGCCGCGAATCGAGGACTCGGAGTGCCACAGATCACAGTCCGCCATTTTCCTGCGGCACTGGAACCGGGGTGAAAATAATTCTTGCACCAGGACGGATCTGATGTTCAAGCCAGTCCCTGATTCGAAGCTGGCCAGAAAACGGGAAGAGAGGTCGAGGAAACAGgcggagagggaaagagaggaacGCGACAGAGCCGCGGCGCAACAAGCCAGGAAGATGACCACCCCGGAGAAGCAGCCGGAAGTCTGCAAGCCACCCAGTCGAGGACCCCTCGAACCCGTCGTGTCGCCGTACGACAGGTACGCCGCGAGACCAGGCTCGTACGCCGACACGCCCGCCTTGAGACAGTTGTCCGAATACGCTCGGCCCCACGCGGCGTTCTCGCCTGCCAGGCATCCAGCTCCTCCGGACCCAATGCTGCATTACATGTACAGCCCTGCCGCGCGTGAACGCTTGGAATTGGAGCAACTGGAACGcgagaagagagaaagggagatcAGAGAATTGCGGGAGAGAGAGCTGAACGACCGGTTGAAGGAGGAACTTCTGAAAGGGACACCTAGACCGATGCCAGCACCGGTGGATCCGCATTGGTTGGAGATGCACCGTCGCTACGCCGCCGCAGGACTCGCGCCTGGACCATCAGGACCACCACAAGCTTTACATCAGTTCGGACTTTACGGAGCTCCGCCCGGTCCCAGTCAGTTGGAAAGGGAACGTTTAGAAAGACTAG CTGACTGTTATCTAATATCATCTATCAGAGGACATATGGGAGTTTCGAGCA GGATACCGACTGCAGCCGGCGGGGGGCCAGCGGGTGCAGGGGCTGGCCATCCCGTGGCGGCTCATCACCACGGCCAGCTGGACGAGCGACTGGCTCTAGCTGCTGACCCGATGGTCCGGTTGCAGATGGCTGGCATTTCGCCCGAATATCATGCTCACACTCATGCGCATACTCATGCGCATACGCACTTACACTTACATCCGGGACAGCAGCAGGCCCAGCAACAGGCTCAGCAACAGCAGGAAGCGGCTGCGGCTGCAGCTGGATTCCCCCTGCCTG CGGCAGCTGGTGCGAATTATCCACGACCTGGCTTGATGCCCCGTGATCCAGGACTGGCACTTCATCCCGCTGAACTTCTCGGAAGACCGTACGCCGACATGGCCGCTCATCACGAGCAATTACAACGTCATCTAATGATGGAACGCGAACGATTCCCTCCTCATCCATCGCTCGTCGCACACCACGAGGAATATCTAAG ACAACAGCGCGAGCGTGAGCTTAAAGTTCGCGCACTGGAAGAAGCTGCACGTGGATCACGCCCTTAA
- the LOC117604572 gene encoding uncharacterized protein LOC117604572 isoform X1: MSAGTQGEIRVGPSHQELVSCQARLPEYRPGIPPGELLPDPEFSKEREELRWIPAMALDGDLLMYLRAARSMAAFAGMCDGGSPDDGCVAASRDDTTINALDILHDSGYDPGRALQALVKCPVPKGIDKKWSEEETKRFVKGLRQFGKNFSRIRKDLLPHKDTPELVEFYYLWKKTPGANNNRPHRRRRQGSLRRIRNTRNSRAGTPKEEVPTPPKDTPPASVNQKEPISEPETVPVGTPASNNPGGEISSVTEDDNSEEDSDSRDTNTNGATHSCQHCFSTNSKDYQVAGKDRLLLCTECRTHLKKTGELPPAPPYLFRPVPAESPDSPGRMRTRNKAKETPRPARPRRTGGTDTPDQEKQQQQQQTPDKSKKKSSSKPETPKKGQKRPPADEVDEDKESQKRKRPGERPESPSESLTTDSNSLMDEPEREGEGDTNENQPTPVTVPTEEPISPAVTTPEEPSEPTPVSTPVPPPIQALPISVPVIHTLEKKPLLEEPVETKDQIEDVPLAMNQPLKLEPMPIEPAMSPSNEDMKEPEQQLNLTTSQSLNMNDMSQNMPRNLSQTIQNSGMCASAGSQGMQNSQIMSPTHQGLPLNMQYASNVPPVQNVPQNLSQSMQMPPNMPQNMSNAQNMGPTQNLRAHGENLSNAQNMPQSIPGPPLNLNISQSIPTNMAQMPQMPSSPQPLGLTVMSSENRMSERISDDRLPPERMRDGRIPDRISERMPERPENNEPDRNEPNNMFQPIQPSGMLSMEKPSSMYNLAGTPPMEPQNLKIKQEIIPPEPDPLQSLKEVKVPGFQSGFPGPSLENIKKDPDSSSKPPTPSKHSMQSSQPVPQIQSVAASPTPTLPPPPTSIPQPVMHPAQQPSPHMAHPFHPHHPLMHHSLFTAMHPYHPHAYPGYAPVGGYPSFPPYPYGPVPHAIPPPSPQRSQESTTMMTAHHSSTSSSVTTREEGENLIATHHHSSTMHQATALHHDKLLTISSHSSHSHSSSHSSHNTQRKPSLVSAACLTSSSSAHHHHRPPQSQPPVVQEPKIEPDLVEQEQEEPPSPRGPSPEPRIEDSECHRSQSAIFLRHWNRGENNSCTRTDLMFKPVPDSKLARKREERSRKQAEREREERDRAAAQQARKMTTPEKQPEVCKPPSRGPLEPVVSPYDRYAARPGSYADTPALRQLSEYARPHAAFSPARHPAPPDPMLHYMYSPAARERLELEQLEREKREREIRELRERELNDRLKEELLKGTPRPMPAPVDPHWLEMHRRYAAAGLAPGPSGPPQALHQFGLYGAPPGPSQLERERLERLADCYLISSIRGHMGVSSRIPTAAGGGPAGAGAGHPVAAHHHGQLDERLALAADPMVRLQMAGISPEYHAHTHAHTHAHTHLHLHPGQQQAQQQAQQQQEAAAAAAGFPLPAAAGANYPRPGLMPRDPGLALHPAELLGRPYADMAAHHEQLQRHLMMERERFPPHPSLVAHHEEYLRVFFRQQRERELKVRALEEAARGSRP, from the exons ATGTCTGCCGGCACCCAGGGCGAGATTCGGGTTGGCCCTTCGCACCAG GAATTGGTTTCTTGTCAGGCCCGTTTGCCTGAGTATCGGCCGGGTATACCTCCTGGAGAGCTGCTTCCTGATCCAGAGTTTTCTAAAGAACGAGAAGAGCTAAGATGGATTCCAGCTATGGCATTGGACGGGGATCTTCTGATGTACTTGAGAGCAGCACGATCTATGGCTGCATTTGCTGGCATGTGTGATGGAGGATCCCCGGATGACGGTTGTGTGGCTGCTTCCCGTGACGACACGACTATCAATGCTCTGGACATCTTGCACGACTCTGGCTATGATCCAGGAAGAGCGTTGCAGGCGTTGGTTAAATGTCCCGTACCTAAAGGCATTGATAAAAAATGGTCCGAAGAGGAAACT AAACGCTTCGTCAAAGGACTTCGACAATTTGgaaagaacttttcaaggatTAGAAAGGATCTCTTGCCGCATAAAGACACG cCGGAATTGGTGGAATTCTACTATTTGTGGAAGAAAACTCCAGGGGCGAATAATAATCGACCTCATCGAAGACGACGTCAGGGTTCCCTTAGAAGGATCCGCAACACGCGCAACTCCCGTGCCGGTACCCCGAAAGAGGAGGTGCCGACACCACCGAAGGATACACCGCCAGCTAGTGTTAATCAAAAGGAACCTATTTCAGAGCCGGAAACTGTACCTGTTGGAACGCCCGCTAGCAATAATCCTGGTGGGGAAATTAGTTCTGTGACAGAGGACGATAATTCGGAGGAGGATAGTGACTCTAGGGATACGAATACTAACGGGGCAACGCATTCGTGTCAGCATTGTTTCTCGACTAATTCGAAGGATTATCAGGTAGCCGGTAAGGATAGGTTATTGCTTTGTACGGAATGCAGAACACATTTGAAGAAAACCGGGGAACTTCCGCCTGCTCCACCGTATCTGTTCCGCCCTGTGCCCGCGGAATCACCAGATAGCCCAGGTAGAATGCGTACAAGAAACAAGGCCAAGGAGACGCCTAGACCAGCGAGACCTCGACGTACAGGTGGAACGGATACTCCTGATCAAGagaagcaacagcagcaacagcaaacgCCGGACAAGAGCAAGAAGAAGTCTTCTAGCAAGCCGGAAACACCGAAGAAAGGTCAGAAACGACCACCGGCCGACGAGGTGGACGAGGACAAGGAGTCTCAGAAACGTAAACGTCCCGGCGAACGTCCTGAGAGTCCTTCGGAGTCGCTCACAACCGACAGTAACTCTCTGATGGATGAACCtgagagagaaggagaaggtGATACAAACGAGAATCAACCCACTCCAGTTACGGTGCCAACCGAGGAGCCAATCAGTCCGGCTGTAACAACACCGGAGGAGCCTTCCGAACCAACGCCCGTATCTACTCCCGTACCACCGCCTATACAGGCATTACCCATATCTGTTCCTGTTATTCACACTTTAGAGAAGAAACCGTTGCTAGAGGAACCGGTAGAGACTAAGGATCAAATAGAAGATGTACCTTTAGCTATGAATCAACCTTTGAAGTTGGAACCCATGCCGATAGAACCAGCCATGTCCCCATCGAACGAAGATATGAAAGAGCCTGAACAGCAGTTGAACTTGACCACGTCGCAGTCGTTGAACATGAACGACATGAGTCAAAACATGCCTCGTAATTTGTCGCAAACGATTCAGAACAGTGGTATGTGCGCTTCTGCTGGCTCGCAAGGTATGCAGAATTCGCAGATCATGTCTCCTACGCACCAAGGACTGCCGCTGAACATGCAATACGCGTCGAATGTTCCTCCCGTTCAAAACGTACCGCAAAACTTGTCGCAGAGCATGCAAATGCCGCCGAACATGCCGCAGAATATGTCGAACGCGCAAAATATGGGACCAACGCAGAATCTTCGAGCTCACGGTGAAAATCTGTCGAATGCGCAAAATATGCCTCAAAGCATACCGGGACCACCGTTAAATCTGAATATCTCGCAAAGCATACCGACGAACATGGCTCAGATGCCTCAGATGCCGAGTTCACCGCAACCCCTCGGCTTGACCGTGATGTCATCTGAGAACAGGATGTCCGAACGAATTTCGGACGATAGATTGCCCCCGGAACGAATGAGAGACGGCAGGATACCGGATAGAATATCAGAAAGAATGCCAGAGAGACCGGAGAACAACGAGCCTGATAGAAATGAACCGAATAATATGTTTCAACCGATTCAACCAAGCGGAATGTTGTCGATGGAGAAACCATCTTCCATGTACAATTTAGCCGGGACACCTCCGATGGAGCCGCAGAATTTGAAGATCAAGCAAGAGATCATACCGCCGGAACCGGATCCGCTGCAGAGTTTGAAGGAAGTGAAAGTACCTGGTTTCCAGTCCGGCTTCCCGGGTCCAAGTTTAGAGAATATTAAAAAGGATCCGGATAGTTCCAGCAAACCACCCACGCCGAGCAAACACTCGATGCAAAGTAGTCAGCCAGTTCCTCAGATACAGTCTGTGGCTGCATCTCCGACACCGACTCTTCCACCACCGCCCACGTCCATCCCTCAACCCGTGATGCATCCAGCTCAACAACCAAGCCCCCACATGGCTCACCCCTTCCATCCTCATCATCCCTTGATGCATCATTCGTTGTTCACTGCCATGCACCCGTATCATCCTCACGCTTACCCAGGTTACGCGCCCGTCGGAGGTTATCCTTCGTTCCCGCCGTATCCTTACGGTCCGGTACCCCACGCCATTCCTCCTCCATCTCCCCAGAGGAGTCAAGAAAGTACAACCATGATGACGGCGCATCATTCGAGTACCAGTTCCAGTGTGACGACCAGAGAAGAAGGGGAGAACCTGATCGCCACGCATCACCACTCCTCCACTATGCATCAGGCAACAGCGTTACACCATGATAAACTATTGACCATCTCGTCGCACAGTTCCCACAGTCACTCGTCGTCGCATAGTTCTCACAACACTCAACGCAAGCCATCGTTGGTGTCTGCAGCGTGTCTGACGTCCAGTAGTTCGGCTCACCACCATCACAGACCACCCCAGTCTCAGCCACCGGTCGTTCAAGAGCCGAAGATAGAACCCGACCTCGTAGAACAGGAGCAAGAGGAGCCGCCTAGTCCGCGAGGTCCGTCCCCTGAGCCGCGAATCGAGGACTCGGAGTGCCACAGATCACAGTCCGCCATTTTCCTGCGGCACTGGAACCGGGGTGAAAATAATTCTTGCACCAGGACGGATCTGATGTTCAAGCCAGTCCCTGATTCGAAGCTGGCCAGAAAACGGGAAGAGAGGTCGAGGAAACAGgcggagagggaaagagaggaacGCGACAGAGCCGCGGCGCAACAAGCCAGGAAGATGACCACCCCGGAGAAGCAGCCGGAAGTCTGCAAGCCACCCAGTCGAGGACCCCTCGAACCCGTCGTGTCGCCGTACGACAGGTACGCCGCGAGACCAGGCTCGTACGCCGACACGCCCGCCTTGAGACAGTTGTCCGAATACGCTCGGCCCCACGCGGCGTTCTCGCCTGCCAGGCATCCAGCTCCTCCGGACCCAATGCTGCATTACATGTACAGCCCTGCCGCGCGTGAACGCTTGGAATTGGAGCAACTGGAACGcgagaagagagaaagggagatcAGAGAATTGCGGGAGAGAGAGCTGAACGACCGGTTGAAGGAGGAACTTCTGAAAGGGACACCTAGACCGATGCCAGCACCGGTGGATCCGCATTGGTTGGAGATGCACCGTCGCTACGCCGCCGCAGGACTCGCGCCTGGACCATCAGGACCACCACAAGCTTTACATCAGTTCGGACTTTACGGAGCTCCGCCCGGTCCCAGTCAGTTGGAAAGGGAACGTTTAGAAAGACTAG CTGACTGTTATCTAATATCATCTATCAGAGGACATATGGGAGTTTCGAGCA GGATACCGACTGCAGCCGGCGGGGGGCCAGCGGGTGCAGGGGCTGGCCATCCCGTGGCGGCTCATCACCACGGCCAGCTGGACGAGCGACTGGCTCTAGCTGCTGACCCGATGGTCCGGTTGCAGATGGCTGGCATTTCGCCCGAATATCATGCTCACACTCATGCGCATACTCATGCGCATACGCACTTACACTTACATCCGGGACAGCAGCAGGCCCAGCAACAGGCTCAGCAACAGCAGGAAGCGGCTGCGGCTGCAGCTGGATTCCCCCTGCCTG CGGCAGCTGGTGCGAATTATCCACGACCTGGCTTGATGCCCCGTGATCCAGGACTGGCACTTCATCCCGCTGAACTTCTCGGAAGACCGTACGCCGACATGGCCGCTCATCACGAGCAATTACAACGTCATCTAATGATGGAACGCGAACGATTCCCTCCTCATCCATCGCTCGTCGCACACCACGAGGAATATCTAAG GGTGTTTTTTAGACAACAGCGCGAGCGTGAGCTTAAAGTTCGCGCACTGGAAGAAGCTGCACGTGGATCACGCCCTTAA